In Pseudomonadaceae bacterium SI-3, the sequence CGAGCCAGACCAACAGCCCAACGAACAGGTAGCTGCCCTGTTCCAACAACTCCGCCGATTGCGAGGTGCGCGCCGCATGGTGCAGCGCCGGCATGTGCCAGGCCCAAACCACGAACAACTCGATCACCGAAGCCAGGATCGGCGAGAACAGAAACGGGATGCGATTGGAGAAATCAAACCGGCCGCCAGCAAGGCCGATCGCCAGTAACGGCGCCGCCACCGCCACCACCATCACGTGCATCAGCATATGGCCGACGAACAGCCGATCGGCCATGTCTGGCAGCGGGCCGAGCCAGACTGCCCCCAGCGTGGTCAGGCCGAGCATGATCGACAGACGCCGCCAGATCATGCGCAGCTCCTGATGAACACCACGCTCAAGGCGACGAAAATCGTCGCCACGAAGCTCAGGCCACTCAGCAGCAGCGTCGAGAAGCCAAGGAAGCGATGACGATCGCCCGGCGTGTCGAAATCATGCGGCGCCGTTGCATGCCCAAAGGAGTGGTGACGCCAGCCTTTCCAGCCGGTCAATCCAATGCCGACCAGCGCGATCAATGTCAGCACGCCGATGGCGAGGCGAATGTCGCCCAGCTCGCCGCTGCGGCCCGCCACTTTCGCGCACCACACAGACACAGCCAGGTAGGACAGTAGAAAATGCGCCGCCCAGATGGTCGGGCTGAAGGTGATCAGCCATAGGGTGTCGCGCTCTTGCGGAGGTGCTTCAGGGGCTTGCTGATCGCCATTCCGTTGCTGTTCGCTCAGGTTTTCACTCATAGCACCTCCGGAACGCCGGCGATGACCGCGACGGTCACGCCGACGGTGATGAGCATGAAATGCCAGTACAACGCGATATTGCGGATATCAATGTCATGCACCGCCGTCATCCGGCCGGCCGCACGTCGCGCCAAGCAATAGAGTTGCATGATCAGGCCGATGGTCAGGTGTATCAGGCACCAGAGCACCAGCACCCACACCGTGGCGGGATAGACATTGCTGGTGGGATCGAGGCCACTGAAATGCGGCCCGGCCCACATGGAGTATGCCCCCGCCAGGGTGCAGATCGCCGCCAGCCCCAGCGAGCCGTAGAAGCCCGCCGCCTGATCGCGAAAGTTGCAGCGGCGCGCCAGCAGCGTCAGCGCCCAGGAGGCGGCAATCAACCCCAACCCCAATAACGGCCAGAACACGCCGGGGCCGGCGGCATCGGCGGGCGGAAAATTCTCGTGCACGGTCCAGAAGAAGAAGTACCCAAACACCAGACTGCCGAAGGCGCTCATGTCGCCGATCATGGTGATAAAGGTGGCCCACCAGCCCACCGACTTAGCGCCGGAGGCATAGAGCGGCACCGTCACGTCCAGGCCGATATCCTTTTTCGGTTTCTCCGGGATCACCGCCGTGCCGGTCCACAGCCAGATGAGGATGGTGATCAGCGCAAGGCCACCGCTGACCAGCGCCGCGACGTACCAGCTGTAGGTGGCGAAGATGAACAGGCCGCCAGTGAAGATCGCCGCCCACATGCTCAGGAAAGTCGGGCCCGGCACGCGCAGGCACTGGATCGGCTCGGCATCGATGATGCTGCTGATCAGGGTCTCGCGTTTGCCCTCCTCGGCGTCGGGCAGGTAAAAGCGCCCAGCATCGACGTCCCGCATCAGGTCTGGCTGGTCCCACAGCGGATAGCGGCTCTTGATGATCGGGATCGAACGCGCGCCCCAGGCCCTGCCGGGCATTTCGGCCAGCCATTCGAGGGTCCCGGCGTTCCACGGATTGCGCTTGCTGTAGGGCTGTTTGCCCTTGGGCCGCATGACGTCCCAGACCAGCACCGCGACGCCGGCGGCGAGGATGAAGGCGCCCACCGTGGACACCATGTTGAGCACGTCGAAGCCCATACCCGGCGCGTAGGTGTAGACGCGCCGCGGCATCCCGAGCAGACCGGTGAAGTGCATGGGCAGGAAGGCGATGTTGAAGCCGATGAACATCAGCCAGAAGGCGATCCGCCCGAGCCGGTCCGACAGCGTCTTGCTGCGCGCCAGCGGGAAGAAGTAGTAGAGGCCAGCGATGACCGGGAACAGCATGCCGCCGATCAGCACGTAATGCAGGTGCGCAACGATGAAATAGGTGTCGTGCGCCTGGAAGTCGAACGGCGCCAGCGCCACCATCACGCCGGTCAGCCCGCCCAGCACGAAGATCGCCAGCGCACCGGCGACGAACAGCATCGGCACCGATTTGACGAAGCGTCCCGCCAATGCTGTCGCGAGGAAACAGAAGATCTGCACACCGGTGGGGATCGCCACCGCTTCGGATGCCGCCGAGAAGAAGGCCAGCGAGATGCCCGGCATCCCGGTGGTGAACATGTGGTGGACCCACAGCCCGAAACTGATGAACCCGGTGCCGACCGCTGCCAGCACGATGAAGCTGTAACCAACGATGGGCCGCCCGGCTGCGGTGGGCACGATGGTCGCCACCAGCGCCACGGCGGGCAGGAAGATGATGTAGACCTCGGGGTGGCCGAAGATCCAGAACAGGTGCTGCCAGAGCAGCGGATCACCGCCACGGCTGGCATCGAAGAACGGCCAGTCGAAAGCGCGCTCCAGCTCGAACAAGAGGTCGCCCGCGATCAGCGGTGGAAACGCGAACAGGATCATTCCCGCGACCACCAGGATGTACCAGGAATACAGCGGAATCAGGTTGATGCGCATACCCGGCGGCCGTGTTTTCAGCACGCCGACAATCAGCTCCACCGCCGCCGCAATCGATGACACCTCGATGAACGACAGCCCGAGCAGCCAGATATCCGCACCGAGGCCGTCCTGATAGGTGGTGGTGAGCGGCGGGTACATAAACCAGCCGCCCTGGGGCGCCACGCCGAAAAAGATCGAGCCGCAGACGAACACGCCACCAATGATGAAACACCAGAAGCCGTAGGCGGACAGCCGGGGAAAGGGCAGATCCCGCGCACCCAGCATCTGCGGCAGGATGAGGATGGAAAAGGCTTCGAAAATCGGCACGCCGAACAGGAACATCATCACCGAGCCGTGCAGGGTGAAGACCTGGTTGTAGGTTTCGGCAGACAGCAGATCGTTGTTCGGCACCGCCAGCTGAGCTCGGATCAGCATCGCCAGCACGCCGGCAAAGAGGAAGAACAGGAACGACACGCCGGTGTACCAGAGCCCCACCTCGGTGTTGTTTACCGCGGACCAGTAACGCCAGCCGGTGGGTGTCTTCCAGGCAGCCGCCAGGCGTTCGGCCTGCCCTTTGGCGCGGGCTTCGTCCTGCGGGTCGCGGTATGCAATCGGCTCGCTCATTCAAGGCCCTTCAGGTAATGCGCCATGCCGCTCAGCTGTGCCTCAGGCAGCATGCCGAAGGCGGGCATTTTCACGTCTGGCTTGATCGCGCTGCTGTGGCCGATCCAGCGCCGGAAGGCGTCGACATCGGCCGGCAGCGTGCCGGCTGCCAGGGTCAGGCGGCTGCCGACGTGGGTCAGGTCGGGCCCGACCGTGCCGTCGGCGGCAGTGCCGCGCACCTGATGACAGGCACCGCAGCCATTGGCGAGAAAGGCCTGCTGACCCGCCTGCTGCAGTTCCGTTTCCGGTTGCTGCGCGGGCTTGGCCTGTTCGGCTAGCCATTGATCGAAGGCCTCACGGGTCATCACTACTACGGCGAAATTCATCAGCGCATGGGAGGTGCCGCAGTATTCGGCGCAGGCGCCACGGAAGGTGCCGGTTTCGGTCGGCTCCAGCACTAGCTCGTTGACCCGACCGGGAATCATGTCGACCTTGCCGCCCAGCGATGGGATCCAGAACGAGTGGATCACGTCCGGGCTGGTCAGGCTGAAGGCCACCCGCTCACCCACCGGCAGTCTTATTTCATTCGCCAGTTCAACGGGCTCCCCCGCATCGGTCCGGTAGCGCACCCGCCACCACCACTGCTCACCCGACACATCCACCCGCAGGGCGACATTTTCGGAGGAGCGCAGCTGCGGCATCAGCATCAGCCCGTAGATCAGCAGGCCGGTCAGAACCACGACGGGGAAAATGATCCCGCCACCGATGATCAGCCAACGGGCACTGCGAATACCGTGAGCTTCCGGGTGTGCCTGGGTGGCATACAGGGCGATCCCCATCACCACCAGCCAGATGGCCAGCGCACCGCCCGCCATCCACCAGAACAATGTGGCGATGCTCTGTGCGCCGGCACCAGCGGGGTTCAGCGCCGATTGCTGTCCGTCGCACCCCACCAGCACCGCACTCAACAGCAACAGGCAGACGCCACGCGGCTGCAAGCAGGCTGTGGTGAGGTCGTTTGTTAGGGTCAGCCGCATGGTCCGCCTCGCTGTGGGTCACGTTTTGTGACACTCCTCAGGCGGGAAAAGTTGGATAACCGGTCGAATTTGTAAGCGGTGGACCCTTAAGTCGTTGCGCTTGTCCTAAAAAACAAGGAAATCGACTTTGGAGAACGCATGGCCACAGACAGACGGCACCGACGCTACCTTTTGACCTTGGTCGGCCTGTTCCTGTTGATCTGGGGCGCGCTGGCGATCGATCCGTTCAACCGCCATGACTGGCTGCTGGAGAACCTCTTAGTTGTGGGGTTGGCAGCGGCCTTGTTGCTGGGGCACAAGCACTACCTGCCCTCCCGCAGCGCCGCGACGCTGATCTTCCTTTATCTCTGCATCCATCAACTTGGCGCTCATTACACCTACGCCAACGTGCCCTACAACGATTGGTGGCAGGCGCTGACCGGCGAAGGCTTGAATGAACAGCTGGGTTGGGAGCGCAATCAGTTCGACCGTTTGGCGCACTTCAGCTATGGGCTGCTGCTGGCCTACCCAATGCGTGAACTGCTGGTCCGCACGGGCCTGCGCCCTGGATTCTGGAGCCTGGTATTGCCGATAGACATCGTGCTGTCGACCTCGGCGATCTACGAGCTGATCGAGTGGGCAGGCGCGGAAGTCTTAGACGGCGGCCTGGGGCGCACCTTTCTCGCCACTCAGAATGATCGCTGGGACCCACAGAAGGACATCGCCCTGGCGGCCGGCGGCGCGCTGATCGCCATGATCATTACCGGAATCGTCAGCCGAACACGGCGCCGGCATGGCGACTCGGCCGAATGACGACTGTCGCCGGTCTCACGGACGGGCGGTGTCTCCCAGCCGCTCGGGCGACTCGGATGGCTCGGGATCTGTGGTCACGCCGATCCGGCGCAGGTACCACTGGTGAGCCACGTATGCGCAACCCCAGCCAAGCAGAACGCCAAGGGTATTAGCGAGCATGTCGCCCAGCGACGCCTGTCGATTGGGCAGCAGGCTCTGCCCGACTTCGATCAGCGTGGCCGCCGCCAGGCTTGCCGCCACGGCCCAGAACACGCTCCACTGCGGAAAGGCCAGGCGCAGCGAGAACATCAGCGCGGCGAAGCCAAGCATGTGGTGCAGCTTGTCCTGCTGGTCGAACACCTGAGGAACCGGTTCCGGCCGCAACCCGCTGAAGAGGATGACCGCTAGCACCGCGAGGAACGGCAGGACGCGCAAGTAATTCATAGGCAATCGGTAGCTCTTGCTGAGAACGGAAAGGTGAAGTTGGCAGGGCCCGAATCGCGGGCGTGATGAAGACGTCAACAAAGGCGGCGTAAGATAGCAGCCCCTCGACGCAGCGCGTACCGAGCATGGTCGTCGGCGTGCACGCTATGGAGGTCGGAAGCGGTCGATAGTTCGTGCCGGCCTGTAACAAATTGCGCCGCTGTCGACCAACTGCCCATATTCGACGCCTCAGAGACCTAAACGTAACCTCGTGATCGAGGTCCGAACTGTTAGGATCTGGGCAATGCTACGGGGAACGGCGTATGCCGCCCCGCTACCAGCACTACGGGATACCACTTTGACGCACCCCACTTCGCTGCCAGGCAGTCTGCAGCGGCAGCCGACACAGGACGCCCACGCCACACTCACCATTGGCGGCGACTGGACCCTGCAGCATTACGCGACGCTGCGGCGGGAGATAGAGCGCACGCGCCGCCAGGTCACAGACACCGATCGGGTCGAACTCGATTCGCTTGGCGAGCTGGATACCGCGGGCGCCGGGCTACTGATCGAACTGATCGGCCCCGCACGGGTGGCCCGCCTGAGCGACTGGGCGCCGCAGCTGCCGGCGGAACGCCAAGCCCTGTTGAAAACCGTCGCCGCCGCGCTGGACCAGCCAGAAGCCGAGCAGGCGCCGGCCACCAATGGCTTTGCCGATGTGCTGGCCCATGTTGGACGTACCGTGTCGGGGGTCTGGAATCAACAGCGCACCCTGCTCGGCTTCATTGGCCTGACCCTACAGACCCTGTTCACCGTGCTCCCCAACCCGCGGCGCTGGCGGGTCACCGCGCTGGTAGCGCACATCGAGCAAACCGGGCTGGACGCGATCCCCATCGTCGCCCTGCTGACCTTTCTGGTCGGTGCGGTGGTGGCCTTTCTAGGCGCCACGGTGCTGGCCGACTTCGGCGCGACCATTTATACGGTCAACCTTGTTGCCTTCTCGTTTCTACGGGAATTTGGCGTGCTGCTGGCGGCGATCCTGCTAGCCGGGCGCACCGCGAGCGCCTTTGCCGCACAGATCGGGGCGATGAAATCCAACGAGGAAATCGACGCCATCCGCACCCTTGGCTTGAGCCCCATCGAGCTGCTGGTACTGCCACGGGTGCTGGCGATGCTGATCACGCTGCCGATCCTGACCTTTATCGGCATTCTCAGCGGCATCGTCGGCGGGCTGGTGGTCTGCTCCTTGGCACTGGACATCTCGCCCGCCATGTTCTTCACCATCTTGCAGCGCGACATCCCGCTCAATCACTTTCTGGTCGGCATGGCCAAGGCGCCAGTGTTCGCCTTCCTGATCGCAGTGATCGGCTGTCTCGAGGGCTTCAAGGCCAGCGGCAGCGCGCAGTCGGTGGGCGAACACACCACCTCCAGCGTGGTGCAATCGATCTTCATGGTGATCCTGCTGGATGCGGTCGCCGCCCTGTTCTTCATGGAGATGGGCTGGTGAGAACAGACGAACCCGTGATTCAGGTGCAGGGCCTGGTCAACCGCTTTGGCAAACAGGCGGTGCACGTCAATCTCGACCTGGATATCCGTCGCGGCGAGATTCTTGGCGTGGTCGGCGGTTCCGGCACTGGCAAGTCGGTGCTGCTGCGGAGCATCGTCGGCCTGCGCCGGCCCAATGCCGGCAGCGTGAAGGTGTTCGGTGAGAACCTGCTGAAGCTCTCAACCCAGCGCCGCTCGGAAGTCGAGCGGCGCTTCGGCGTGCTGTTCCAGCGCGGCGCCCTGTTCACCTCGCTCAACCTCCAGGAAAACGTTGCCTTGCCGCTGATCGAGCACATCGGCCTCAAACGCGCCGATGCCGAACATCTGGCACGGCAGAAGCTGGCGCTGGCTGGTCTGCCGCCGGAAGCCGCCTGCAAGTATCCCGACGAGTTGTCCGGCGGTATGGTCAAGCGCGCCGCCCTGGCTCGCGCGCTGGCGCTGGATCCGGAGGTGCTGTTTCTCGATGAACCCACTGCGGGCCTCGACCCGATCGGCGCAGCGGCCTTCGACCAGTTGATCCTGACCCTGCGCGATGCGCTGGGCTTCAGCGTATTTCTGGTCACCCACGACTTAGACACGCTGTACACCATATGCGACCGCATTGCCGTGCTGGCGCAAAAACGCGTACTGGTGGTCGACACGCTGGAAAAGGTCGCCGCCACTGACGACGAATGGATTCGCGAATATTTTCACGGCCCTCGTGGCCGCGCCGCGCACGAAGCCGCGCAACGGTTGGAGAAACCATAATGGAAACTCGCGCCCATCATGTATTGATCGGACTGTTTACCGTGGCAGCCGTCGGCTGCGCCCTGCTTTTCGCCCTGTGGCTGGGCAAATCCAGCATGGACCGGGAATACAGCTATTACGTTATCGGCTTCAGCCAGGCCGTCAGCGGACTGTCGAGTGGCAGCTCGGTGGAATACAGCGGCATCAAGGTCGGCGATGTCACCGAGCTGTGGCTGCAGCCAGACGACCCGCGCAAGGTTCGAGCGCGGATCCGCGTCTACGCCGGCACGCCCATCAAAACCGATACCCAGGCGCGCCTGGCGCTGGCCAATATCACAGGCAGCATGGTCATCCAGCTGCACGGCGGCACCCCGGATGCCCCGCGGCTCGAAGGCGACCGCGAAGACCCACCGCTGATCATTGCCGACCCGTCCTCACTCAGCGCACTGCTGGAAAACGGCGAAGACCTGATGAGCAACATCAACAACCTGCTGCTCAGCGCCAACCAGATCTTCTCCGAGGAGAACACCACGCGCCTGAGCCGCACGCTGGAGCACCTGGAACAGGCCACCAGCGTGCTCTCGGAGCAACGCAGCGATCTGTCCCAGACGCTCCAGCAATTCAACCAACTGAGCCAACAGGCCAATACCGTGATGGGTGAGCTGTCGAGCCTGACACGCAACGCCAACGACCTGCTCGATGATCAGGGCCGCAGCGTGCTGGACAGCGCAGCGCAGTCAATGAGCGCGCTGGACCGCACCACCTCGCGCCTGGATACCTTGCTCGAAGAAAACCAGGGCGCGCTGAACAATGGCATGCAGGGCTTTAACGAACTCGGCCCGGCGATCAACGAACTGCGCAGCACCCTCGGTGCGCTGCGCCGGGTCACCCAGCGCCTGGAAGACAACCCGAGTGGTTTCCTCCTCGGCCGCGACAAACTGCAGGAGTTCAACCCATGAGCCTTCGCCAATCCCTGTCCCGCTTTGCGCTGCTCGGGCTGCTCTCGGCCCTCGCCGCCTGTTCGGTGCTGCCGGAGTCCGAGACCCTGCGGATCTTTTTGCTGCCGACCACACCGACGCCGCAGCAAGCCAGCGAGCCGACCATCCAGCAGGCGCTGCGCATCAACACACCGCAGGCCAGCCGCATTCTCTCCGGCCAGCGCATCGCCGTCGTGCCGCAGGGCAACGAAATCAGTGCCTACGGCGGCGCACGCTGGAGCGACGCTGCGCCGGTGCTGCTGCGCGACCGCTTGATCGAAGCCTTCCAGCGCGACGGACGCATGCCTTCAGTAAGCAATGAAGACGTCAATCTCTATGCAGACCTCAGCCTGCACAGCGATCTGCGCGCCTTCCAGACCGTTTACATCGACGGCAAGCCGGTGGTGGTGATTACCCTCGATGCGCGGCTGGTCAATCGCAACGACCAGCGCACCATGGCCAACCGCCGCTTCGAGGTCCGTCAGCCGAGCGCCGACCCCAGCGTGGAACGTGTGGTCGAGGCCTTCGGCCAGGCCAGCGACCGGCTCAGTGCCGATATTCTCGAATGGACGCTGAGCCATGCCCGGCAACTGCCCTGAGCAACTGCCGTACGGTAGGCGTTAATCGCCTCGGAATTGATCCAGATACACACAAGTAGCGTATTAGAGCGCCTAAGATGACTCCGGACGTTTAATAGCCGGAGCAGAGTCATGAGTCAGTCACGCACCCGAGCCGCACTCAAGGTTCTCGCAGCCGCCGCCGTGATTGCCGTCATCGGGGCGCTGCTGTGGAGCGAATTGCGCCCCAGCGGTCTCGGCGAAGGGTTCGCCAGCGGTAATGGTCGCATCGAAGCGACCGAGATTGATGTCGCCACCAAGAGCCCGGGCCGGGTGATTGAAATCCTCGTGGACGAGGGTGATTTCGTCCAGCCGGGCCAGGTACTGGCGCGTATGGATACCGATGTGCTCCAGGCGCAACTGAACCAGGCGCGTGCGCAGGTCCGCCAGGGCGAGAATGCCATCCTCACCGCAGAGGCCATGGTCGCTCAGCGGGAAAGCGAGCGCGCCACCGCCGAAGCCGTCGTCACCCAGCGCCGAGCCGAACTGACCGCCGCCCAGAAGCGCCATCAACGGACCGAAACCCTGGTCGCGCGCAACGCCATGGCGCGACAGCAGCTCGACGATGACTTGGCCGCGATGCAAAGCGCCCAGGCGGCGCTCGCCGCCGCACGCTCACAAGTGGTGTCTGCCGACGCCGGCATTGCCGCAGCGAAATCCCAGGTGATCGAGGCGCGCTCGGCTGTCGAGGCGGCACAAGCCGGCGTTGAACGACTGCAGGCAGACATTCGCGACAGCGAACTGAAGAGCGACCGGGTGGCTCGCGTGCAATACCGCGTGGCGCAGCCCGGCGAAGTCCTCGGCGCGGGGGGCAAGCTGCTCAATCTGGTCGATCTGGCCGACGTCTACATGACCTTCTTCCTGCCCGAACGTCAGGCCGGACGCGTGGCGATCGGCGCCGAGGTACGGCTGGTGATCGACGCCGCCCCGCAGTACGTGATTCCGGCCAAGGTCAGTTATGTGGCCAGCGTGGCGCAATTCACACCCAAGACCGTGGAAACCGAAAGCGAGCGCGAAAAGCTGATGTTCCGGGTCAAGGCACGCATCGATCCGGAACTGCTCAAGCGTCACATGGAGCAGGTCAAGACCGGCCTGCCGGGCATGGCCTATCTGAAGCTCGATGCTGAAAGCGAGTGGCCCGCCGATCTGCAGATCAATGTAACGCCATGAGCGAGTCGCTCGATTCGGTGGTGCAGGTTGCCGGGGTCAGCCTGCAATACGGCAAGACGCGTGCTCTGGATGAGCTGACGCTGACCTTGCCCGCGCGATGCATGGTCGGCCTGATCGGCCCCGATGGGGTGGGCAAGTCCAGCCTGCTGGCGTTGATCTCCGGGGCGCGAAAGCTGCAGCAGGGCACGATAGGCGTACTCGGCGGCGACATCGCCGATCCCGGCCACCGGCGCAGGGTCTGTCCGCGCATCGCCTACATGCCTCAGGGGCTAGGCAAGAATCTGTATCCAACACTCACCGTTTTCGAGAATCTCGAATTCTTCGGCCGCTTGTTCGGCCAGGCGGGCGAGGAGCGCCACTGGCGCATTGCTGAACTGACCCGCAGCACGGGCCTCGCGTCCTTTCTCGAGCGGCCGGCGGGCAAACTCTCCGGCGGCATGAAACAGAAGCTCGGCCTCTGCTGCGCGCTGATCCACGACCCCGATCTGTTGATCCTCGACGAGCCCACTACCGGCGTCGATCCGCTGTCACGTGCACAGTTCTGGGAGCTGATCGAGCGCATCCGCCGCGAGCGCCCACAGATGAGCGTACTGGTGGCCACCGCCTATATGGATGAGGCGCAGCGCTTCGACCATCTGGTGGCGATGGACGCCGGTCGCGTGCTGGCCACCGGCACGCCAGCCGAGTTGCTGGCGCGCACCGCCAGCGACTCGCTGGAGCAGGCCTTCATCCGCCTGCTGCCGGACGCCAAACGCAATCAGCATCGGGAACTGGTCATCCCGCCGCAGCCGCATAGCGACAGCATTGCGATCGAGGCCCACGGTCTGACCATGCGCTTCGGCGATTTCGTCGCGGTGGATCAGGTCAATTTCCGCATCGCCCGTGGCGAAATCTTCGGTTTCCTCGGCTCCAACGGCTGCGGCAAGACCACCACCATGAAAATGCTCACCGGCCTGCTGCCGGCCAGCGAGGGCGAGGCGCTGCTGTTCGGCAAGCCGGTGGACCCGCACGACATGCAGACCCGCCAACGCGTCGGCTACATGTCCCAGGCGTTCTCGCTGTACAGCGAGCTGACCGTGCGGCAGAACCTCGACCTGCACGCCCGGCTGTTCCACCTGCCGGCCGAACGGCGCGGGCCGCGCGTGCAGGAGATGCTCACGCGCTTCGATCTCACCGGCGATGCCGACAGCCTGCCCAGCCGCTTGCCGCTAGGCGTGCGTCAGCGCCTGTCGCTGGCGGTGGCAGTGATCCACAATCCGGAAATCCTGATTCTCGATGAGCCCACTTCCGGCGTTGATCCGGTTGCCCGCGACGGCTTCTGGGAACTGCTGGTTCAGCTGTCACGTGAAGACGGCGTGACCATTTTCATCTCGACCCATTTCATGAACGAGGCACTGCGCTGCGACCGCATTTCGTTGATGCATGCCGGCCGGGTACTCGACAGCGACACGCCGCAGGCGCTGATGACCAAGCGCGGGCTGCCGACGCTCGAAGCGACCTTCATCGCCTACTTGGAGGAAGCCGCGGCGGCGCATGCCGGCGAACAGCCGGCAGCCACCCCAACCGCTACGCGCGGCCCGATCGAAGCGACCAGCAACAGCGCCCGCCAGGCTCGTTTCAGCCTGCGGCGGCTGCTCAGCTACACCCGCC encodes:
- a CDS encoding multidrug ABC transporter ATP-binding protein, producing the protein MSESLDSVVQVAGVSLQYGKTRALDELTLTLPARCMVGLIGPDGVGKSSLLALISGARKLQQGTIGVLGGDIADPGHRRRVCPRIAYMPQGLGKNLYPTLTVFENLEFFGRLFGQAGEERHWRIAELTRSTGLASFLERPAGKLSGGMKQKLGLCCALIHDPDLLILDEPTTGVDPLSRAQFWELIERIRRERPQMSVLVATAYMDEAQRFDHLVAMDAGRVLATGTPAELLARTASDSLEQAFIRLLPDAKRNQHRELVIPPQPHSDSIAIEAHGLTMRFGDFVAVDQVNFRIARGEIFGFLGSNGCGKTTTMKMLTGLLPASEGEALLFGKPVDPHDMQTRQRVGYMSQAFSLYSELTVRQNLDLHARLFHLPAERRGPRVQEMLTRFDLTGDADSLPSRLPLGVRQRLSLAVAVIHNPEILILDEPTSGVDPVARDGFWELLVQLSREDGVTIFISTHFMNEALRCDRISLMHAGRVLDSDTPQALMTKRGLPTLEATFIAYLEEAAAAHAGEQPAATPTATRGPIEATSNSARQARFSLRRLLSYTRREAMELRRDPIRATLAMLGSVLLMFIMGYGVSFDVENLTYAVLDGDQTTTSQHYLQNIAGSRYFLEKPALASHAELDARLRSGDISLAVEIPPNFGRNLKRGAVPQVAFWIDGAMPMRADTIKGYVQGIHLTYLQQLAREAGVDGQLAPADVAIRYRYNPDVQSLPAMAPAMIPLLLMMIPAMLTALGVVREKELGSITNFYVTPTTRLEFLLGKQLPYIALGMFNFATLALLAVFVFGIPIKGSILTLCLGALLYVTCATGLGLLMSSILNSQIAAIFGTTIVTLLPAIQFSGLIHPTSAMEGFGAFIGKLYPTSHFLIISRGVFSKALGLADLYPYFIPMLLAIPLLTLLSVAGLRKQEK